The DNA region AAACAACTAAACGCTGATGCACAGGAGTCTTCTTCTGCACCTGCAGATGAGGCTACAGCGACAACAACTGCACCTGTGGTGGAATCGGCTCACGACGATTTCGATTGGAACGTTGACAAACGTAATGTGATCTCTTACACTGAAGATGAAAAAGACAAGTACAGCAAAGTGTATGAAGCAACATTTGTTCAAATGACAGATGGTGAATTGATCAGAGGAACTGTAGTTGGTATCACGAAGACTGATGTGGTATTGAACATTGGTTTCAAAAGCGATGGTTTGATTTCACTGAATGAATTCCGCGACATGCCCAACCTGAAACTGGGTGAAGAAGTGGAAGTAATGGTAGTGGAAAAAGAAGACCGCGAAGGTTTATTGAACCTGAGCCGCAAACAGGCACGTCTTACCCGTGCATGGGAACGTATCGTTGAAGTAAACAAAACTGGCGAAGTAATTACCGGTACTGTTACTTCAAAAACAAAAGGCGGATTGATCGTTGATGTATTTGGAATGGAAACATTCTTACCGGGTTCACAAATTGATGTGAAGCCTGTAACAGATTACGATCAGTTTGTAGGTAAAACAATGGAGTTTAAAGTTGTTAAGATCAACGAAGCAATTAAGAACGCTGTTGTATCTCACAAAGCTCTTATTGAAAGCGATATCGAAGCACAACGTGCAGAGATCATGAGCAAACTGGAGAAAGGACAAGTACTGGAAGGTACTGTGAAGAATATTACTGACTTCGGTGCATTTATGGATCTTGGTGGATTGGATGGCCTGTTGTATATCACTGATATTTCATGGGGCCGTATCTCTCATCCAAGTGAAGTGTTGAAGATGGATCAGAAGATCAACGTGGTAGTACTGGATTTTGATGATGAGAAAAAACGTATCAGCCTTGGTCTGAAACAACTGACTCCTCATCCTTGGGATGTATTACCTGCTGATATTGGAGAAGGCAATGTAGTGAAAGGTAAAGTGGTGAACATTGAAGATTACGGTGCATTCCTTGAGATCCATCCGGGTGTTGAAGGTCTTGTACACGTAAGTGAAATTACATGGGCTAACACACCGATCAACGCCAAAGAATTCTTTAAACTTGGTGATGAGTACGAAGCAAAGATCGTAACGCTTGATAAAGAAAGCCGCAAGATGAGCTTATCTATCAAGCAACTTTCTGCTGATCCTTGGAGTGATATCGAAACCCGTTTCCCTGAAGGAAGCAAGCATAGCGGTCTTGTGAAGAACATTACCAACTATGGTGTGTTTGTTGAACTGGCTCC from Bacteroidota bacterium includes:
- a CDS encoding 30S ribosomal protein S1, whose amino-acid sequence is MFFKSFFKQLNADAQESSSAPADEATATTTAPVVESAHDDFDWNVDKRNVISYTEDEKDKYSKVYEATFVQMTDGELIRGTVVGITKTDVVLNIGFKSDGLISLNEFRDMPNLKLGEEVEVMVVEKEDREGLLNLSRKQARLTRAWERIVEVNKTGEVITGTVTSKTKGGLIVDVFGMETFLPGSQIDVKPVTDYDQFVGKTMEFKVVKINEAIKNAVVSHKALIESDIEAQRAEIMSKLEKGQVLEGTVKNITDFGAFMDLGGLDGLLYITDISWGRISHPSEVLKMDQKINVVVLDFDDEKKRISLGLKQLTPHPWDVLPADIGEGNVVKGKVVNIEDYGAFLEIHPGVEGLVHVSEITWANTPINAKEFFKLGDEYEAKIVTLDKESRKMSLSIKQLSADPWSDIETRFPEGSKHSGLVKNITNYGVFVELAPGIGGMIHISDLSWLKRFNHPGEYTKVGQNIDIIIMGIDKENRKLQLGHKQLEEDPWNALQDTFAIGTLHEGSVIKRDDKGAVVQLQYGLEGFAPNRHLAKEDGKSISADETAQFMVIEFDRNEKRIVLSHTRIWEQGQIEVKEAAKKEARTEAESTRKAVKNVQSKVEKTTLGDLGVLAELKKKMESGGSDAAAPSEEPKSE